A portion of the Meriones unguiculatus strain TT.TT164.6M chromosome 11, Bangor_MerUng_6.1, whole genome shotgun sequence genome contains these proteins:
- the Tcf7 gene encoding transcription factor 7 isoform X6, with translation MPQLDSGGGGAGAGDDLGAPDELLAFQDEGEEQDDKNRDSSAGPERDLAELKSSLVNESEGAAAGAGVPGPGVRVHGEAEGAPEALGREHTSQRLFSDKLPESLEDGLKAPECASGMYKETVYSAFNLLMHYPPASGPGQHPQPQAPLHNKAGQSPHGAPQLSPLYEHFSSPHSTPAPTDISQKQGVHRPLQTPDLSGFYSLTSGSMGQLPHTVSWPSPPLYPLSPSCGYRQHFPAPTAAPGAPYPRFTHPSLMLGSGVPGHPAAIPHPAIVPSSGKQELQPYDRSLKTQAEPKAEKEAKKPIIKKPLNAFMLYMKEMRAKVIAECTLKESAAINQILGRRWHALSREEQAKYYELARKERQLHMQLYPGWSARDNYGKKKRRSREKHQESTTGGKRNAFGTYPEKAAAPAPFLPMTVL, from the exons ATGCCGCAGCTGGACTCCGGCGGGGGCGGCGCGGGAGCAGGCGACGATCTCGGCGCGCCCGACGAGCTGCTGGCCTTCCAGGACGAAGGCGAGGAACAGGACGACAAGAACCGCGACAGCTCCGCGGGCCCCGAGCGGGACCTGGCGGAGCTCAAGTCCTCACTGGTGAATGAGTCCGAAGGCGCGGCCGCAGGCGCCGGGGTCCCGGGTCCCGGCGTCCGGGTACATGGAGAGGCCGAGGGGGCGCCCGAG GCCCTGGGACGAGAGCACACTTCGCAGAGACTTTTCTCGGACAAACTTCCAGAGTCCCTGGAGGACG GCCTGAAGGCCCCGGAGTGTGCCAGTGGCATGTACAAAGAGACTGTCTACTCTGCCTTCAATCTGCTCATGCACTACCCGCCGGCCTCGGGACCCGGGCAGCATCCCCAGCCTCAAGCCCCGCTG CATAACAAGGCCGGCCAGTCCCCACATGGCGCTCCCCAACTTTCTCCGCTCTACGAACATTTCAGTAGTCCACACTCCACCCCTGCACCTACGGACATCAGCCAGAAGCAAG GAGTTCACAGGCCTCTGCAGACCCCTGATCTGTCTGGATTTTATTCTCTGACCTCAGGCAGTATGGGACAGCTCCCCCACACTGTAAGCTG GCCCAGCCCTCCTCTCTACCCCCTGTCCCCTTCCTGCGGATATAGACAGCACTTCCCTGCCCCCACTGCAGCCCCTGGCGCCCCCTATCCCAG gtTCACCCATCCATCTTTGATGCTGGGATCTGGGGTACCTGGCCACCCAGCAGCCATCCCTCACCCGGCCATTGTGCCCTCCTCAGGGAAGCAGGAGCTGCAGCCATATGACCGAAGCCT gaaaacacaggcagAACCCAAGGCAGAGAAGGAGGCTAAGAAGCCCATCATCAAAAAACCCCTCAATGCTTTCATGCTTTACATGAAGGAGATGAGAGCCAAGGTCATTGCAGAGTGCACACTCAAGGAGAGCGCTGCCATCAACCAGATCCTGGGTCGAAGG TGGCACGCGCTGTCTCGAGAGGAGCAGGCCAAGTACTATGAACTGGCCCGTAAGGAAAGGCAGCTGCACATGCAGTTGTACCCAGGCTGGTCGGCACGGGATAACTAT ggaaagaagaagaggCGGTCAAGGGAAAAGCATCAAGAATCCACCACAG
- the Tcf7 gene encoding transcription factor 7 isoform X5: protein MPQLDSGGGGAGAGDDLGAPDELLAFQDEGEEQDDKNRDSSAGPERDLAELKSSLVNESEGAAAGAGVPGPGVRVHGEAEGAPEALGREHTSQRLFSDKLPESLEDGLKAPECASGMYKETVYSAFNLLMHYPPASGPGQHPQPQAPLHNKAGQSPHGAPQLSPLYEHFSSPHSTPAPTDISQKQGVHRPLQTPDLSGFYSLTSGSMGQLPHTVSWPSPPLYPLSPSCGYRQHFPAPTAAPGAPYPRFTHPSLMLGSGVPGHPAAIPHPAIVPSSGKQELQPYDRSLKTQAEPKAEKEAKKPIIKKPLNAFMLYMKEMRAKVIAECTLKESAAINQILGRRWHALSREEQAKYYELARKERQLHMQLYPGWSARDNYGKKKRRSREKHQESTTDPGSPKKCRARFGLNQQTDWCGPCRRKKKCIRTAC, encoded by the exons ATGCCGCAGCTGGACTCCGGCGGGGGCGGCGCGGGAGCAGGCGACGATCTCGGCGCGCCCGACGAGCTGCTGGCCTTCCAGGACGAAGGCGAGGAACAGGACGACAAGAACCGCGACAGCTCCGCGGGCCCCGAGCGGGACCTGGCGGAGCTCAAGTCCTCACTGGTGAATGAGTCCGAAGGCGCGGCCGCAGGCGCCGGGGTCCCGGGTCCCGGCGTCCGGGTACATGGAGAGGCCGAGGGGGCGCCCGAG GCCCTGGGACGAGAGCACACTTCGCAGAGACTTTTCTCGGACAAACTTCCAGAGTCCCTGGAGGACG GCCTGAAGGCCCCGGAGTGTGCCAGTGGCATGTACAAAGAGACTGTCTACTCTGCCTTCAATCTGCTCATGCACTACCCGCCGGCCTCGGGACCCGGGCAGCATCCCCAGCCTCAAGCCCCGCTG CATAACAAGGCCGGCCAGTCCCCACATGGCGCTCCCCAACTTTCTCCGCTCTACGAACATTTCAGTAGTCCACACTCCACCCCTGCACCTACGGACATCAGCCAGAAGCAAG GAGTTCACAGGCCTCTGCAGACCCCTGATCTGTCTGGATTTTATTCTCTGACCTCAGGCAGTATGGGACAGCTCCCCCACACTGTAAGCTG GCCCAGCCCTCCTCTCTACCCCCTGTCCCCTTCCTGCGGATATAGACAGCACTTCCCTGCCCCCACTGCAGCCCCTGGCGCCCCCTATCCCAG gtTCACCCATCCATCTTTGATGCTGGGATCTGGGGTACCTGGCCACCCAGCAGCCATCCCTCACCCGGCCATTGTGCCCTCCTCAGGGAAGCAGGAGCTGCAGCCATATGACCGAAGCCT gaaaacacaggcagAACCCAAGGCAGAGAAGGAGGCTAAGAAGCCCATCATCAAAAAACCCCTCAATGCTTTCATGCTTTACATGAAGGAGATGAGAGCCAAGGTCATTGCAGAGTGCACACTCAAGGAGAGCGCTGCCATCAACCAGATCCTGGGTCGAAGG TGGCACGCGCTGTCTCGAGAGGAGCAGGCCAAGTACTATGAACTGGCCCGTAAGGAAAGGCAGCTGCACATGCAGTTGTACCCAGGCTGGTCGGCACGGGATAACTAT ggaaagaagaagaggCGGTCAAGGGAAAAGCATCAAGAATCCACCACAG
- the Tcf7 gene encoding transcription factor 7 isoform X7: MPQLDSGGGGAGAGDDLGAPDELLAFQDEGEEQDDKNRDSSAGPERDLAELKSSLVNESEGAAAGAGVPGPGVRVHGEAEGAPEALGREHTSQRLFSDKLPESLEDGLKAPECASGMYKETVYSAFNLLMHYPPASGPGQHPQPQAPLHNKAGQSPHGAPQLSPLYEHFSSPHSTPAPTDISQKQGVHRPLQTPDLSGFYSLTSGSMGQLPHTVSWPSPPLYPLSPSCGYRQHFPAPTAAPGAPYPRFTHPSLMLGSGVPGHPAAIPHPAIVPSSGKQELQPYDRSLKTQAEPKAEKEAKKPIIKKPLNAFMLYMKEMRAKVIAECTLKESAAINQILGRRWHALSREEQAKYYELARKERQLHMQLYPGWSARDNYGKKKRRSREKHQESTTDNSLHYS; the protein is encoded by the exons ATGCCGCAGCTGGACTCCGGCGGGGGCGGCGCGGGAGCAGGCGACGATCTCGGCGCGCCCGACGAGCTGCTGGCCTTCCAGGACGAAGGCGAGGAACAGGACGACAAGAACCGCGACAGCTCCGCGGGCCCCGAGCGGGACCTGGCGGAGCTCAAGTCCTCACTGGTGAATGAGTCCGAAGGCGCGGCCGCAGGCGCCGGGGTCCCGGGTCCCGGCGTCCGGGTACATGGAGAGGCCGAGGGGGCGCCCGAG GCCCTGGGACGAGAGCACACTTCGCAGAGACTTTTCTCGGACAAACTTCCAGAGTCCCTGGAGGACG GCCTGAAGGCCCCGGAGTGTGCCAGTGGCATGTACAAAGAGACTGTCTACTCTGCCTTCAATCTGCTCATGCACTACCCGCCGGCCTCGGGACCCGGGCAGCATCCCCAGCCTCAAGCCCCGCTG CATAACAAGGCCGGCCAGTCCCCACATGGCGCTCCCCAACTTTCTCCGCTCTACGAACATTTCAGTAGTCCACACTCCACCCCTGCACCTACGGACATCAGCCAGAAGCAAG GAGTTCACAGGCCTCTGCAGACCCCTGATCTGTCTGGATTTTATTCTCTGACCTCAGGCAGTATGGGACAGCTCCCCCACACTGTAAGCTG GCCCAGCCCTCCTCTCTACCCCCTGTCCCCTTCCTGCGGATATAGACAGCACTTCCCTGCCCCCACTGCAGCCCCTGGCGCCCCCTATCCCAG gtTCACCCATCCATCTTTGATGCTGGGATCTGGGGTACCTGGCCACCCAGCAGCCATCCCTCACCCGGCCATTGTGCCCTCCTCAGGGAAGCAGGAGCTGCAGCCATATGACCGAAGCCT gaaaacacaggcagAACCCAAGGCAGAGAAGGAGGCTAAGAAGCCCATCATCAAAAAACCCCTCAATGCTTTCATGCTTTACATGAAGGAGATGAGAGCCAAGGTCATTGCAGAGTGCACACTCAAGGAGAGCGCTGCCATCAACCAGATCCTGGGTCGAAGG TGGCACGCGCTGTCTCGAGAGGAGCAGGCCAAGTACTATGAACTGGCCCGTAAGGAAAGGCAGCTGCACATGCAGTTGTACCCAGGCTGGTCGGCACGGGATAACTAT ggaaagaagaagaggCGGTCAAGGGAAAAGCATCAAGAATCCACCACAG
- the Tcf7 gene encoding transcription factor 7 isoform X8, with amino-acid sequence MPQLDSGGGGAGAGDDLGAPDELLAFQDEGEEQDDKNRDSSAGPERDLAELKSSLVNESEGAAAGAGVPGPGVRVHGEAEGAPEALGREHTSQRLFSDKLPESLEDGLKAPECASGMYKETVYSAFNLLMHYPPASGPGQHPQPQAPLHNKAGQSPHGAPQLSPLYEHFSSPHSTPAPTDISQKQGVHRPLQTPDLSGFYSLTSGSMGQLPHTVSWFTHPSLMLGSGVPGHPAAIPHPAIVPSSGKQELQPYDRSLKTQAEPKAEKEAKKPIIKKPLNAFMLYMKEMRAKVIAECTLKESAAINQILGRRWHALSREEQAKYYELARKERQLHMQLYPGWSARDNYGKKKRRSREKHQESTTGGKRNAFGTYPEKAAAPAPFLPMTVL; translated from the exons ATGCCGCAGCTGGACTCCGGCGGGGGCGGCGCGGGAGCAGGCGACGATCTCGGCGCGCCCGACGAGCTGCTGGCCTTCCAGGACGAAGGCGAGGAACAGGACGACAAGAACCGCGACAGCTCCGCGGGCCCCGAGCGGGACCTGGCGGAGCTCAAGTCCTCACTGGTGAATGAGTCCGAAGGCGCGGCCGCAGGCGCCGGGGTCCCGGGTCCCGGCGTCCGGGTACATGGAGAGGCCGAGGGGGCGCCCGAG GCCCTGGGACGAGAGCACACTTCGCAGAGACTTTTCTCGGACAAACTTCCAGAGTCCCTGGAGGACG GCCTGAAGGCCCCGGAGTGTGCCAGTGGCATGTACAAAGAGACTGTCTACTCTGCCTTCAATCTGCTCATGCACTACCCGCCGGCCTCGGGACCCGGGCAGCATCCCCAGCCTCAAGCCCCGCTG CATAACAAGGCCGGCCAGTCCCCACATGGCGCTCCCCAACTTTCTCCGCTCTACGAACATTTCAGTAGTCCACACTCCACCCCTGCACCTACGGACATCAGCCAGAAGCAAG GAGTTCACAGGCCTCTGCAGACCCCTGATCTGTCTGGATTTTATTCTCTGACCTCAGGCAGTATGGGACAGCTCCCCCACACTGTAAGCTG gtTCACCCATCCATCTTTGATGCTGGGATCTGGGGTACCTGGCCACCCAGCAGCCATCCCTCACCCGGCCATTGTGCCCTCCTCAGGGAAGCAGGAGCTGCAGCCATATGACCGAAGCCT gaaaacacaggcagAACCCAAGGCAGAGAAGGAGGCTAAGAAGCCCATCATCAAAAAACCCCTCAATGCTTTCATGCTTTACATGAAGGAGATGAGAGCCAAGGTCATTGCAGAGTGCACACTCAAGGAGAGCGCTGCCATCAACCAGATCCTGGGTCGAAGG TGGCACGCGCTGTCTCGAGAGGAGCAGGCCAAGTACTATGAACTGGCCCGTAAGGAAAGGCAGCTGCACATGCAGTTGTACCCAGGCTGGTCGGCACGGGATAACTAT ggaaagaagaagaggCGGTCAAGGGAAAAGCATCAAGAATCCACCACAG